In a single window of the Phycisphaerales bacterium genome:
- a CDS encoding NADH-quinone oxidoreductase subunit D — MSVSYDLGKPTTLTREAGSEDRWTLNFGPQHPATHTTLRLVMELEGERIVSVIPDIGFLHSGFEKLGEHLNYNQYVVVVERMNYVCPISNDIAWHMAVEKLFGLELTPRCKAIRTILCELGRLQDHFLNVGVSGLDLGGLTAFLYGFNEREFLYDLIEEVSGSRFHPSYTRVGGLAQDIPTGWPGRVRKFLRTRVPTALKDIEALLLRNRIFIERTKGIGMISHDDAVNWSLTGPVARASGVKRDVRKDEPYLCYADNWDGRGAPAVDFQVPIAYGGDVYARFMIRMEEIRQSCRILEQLLDRIPEGPINALPAQKMTLPDKREIYFSIEGLIHHFEKVMTNRGLEPPLGEAYAANETANGELGYYVVSDGTNVPWRARTRPPSFINYQVFPHMIVGHQISDVPAVLNSLNIIAAELDR, encoded by the coding sequence ATGTCCGTTTCATACGATCTGGGCAAACCGACGACTCTCACGCGTGAGGCCGGCAGCGAAGACCGCTGGACCCTCAACTTCGGCCCGCAGCACCCGGCCACCCATACCACGCTGCGACTGGTGATGGAGTTGGAAGGGGAGCGGATCGTCAGCGTGATTCCCGACATCGGCTTCCTGCACAGCGGCTTTGAAAAACTGGGCGAGCACCTGAACTACAACCAGTACGTCGTCGTCGTGGAGCGGATGAACTACGTCTGCCCGATCTCGAACGACATCGCCTGGCACATGGCCGTCGAGAAGCTCTTCGGCCTTGAACTGACGCCGCGCTGCAAGGCCATCCGCACGATCCTGTGCGAGTTGGGCCGGCTGCAGGATCACTTCCTGAACGTCGGCGTGAGCGGGCTCGACCTCGGCGGCCTGACGGCCTTCCTCTACGGATTCAACGAGCGCGAATTCCTTTACGACCTCATCGAGGAGGTCAGTGGTTCGCGCTTCCATCCCAGCTACACGCGCGTCGGCGGCCTGGCGCAGGACATTCCCACCGGCTGGCCCGGACGCGTGCGCAAATTCCTGCGCACACGGGTGCCGACTGCTCTGAAGGACATCGAGGCGCTGCTGCTTCGCAACCGCATCTTCATCGAGCGAACCAAAGGGATCGGCATGATCTCGCACGACGACGCGGTGAACTGGTCGCTGACCGGCCCCGTCGCCCGCGCCAGCGGTGTGAAGCGCGATGTGCGCAAGGATGAACCGTACCTCTGCTACGCCGACAATTGGGACGGCCGGGGCGCGCCGGCGGTCGACTTTCAGGTGCCCATCGCGTACGGCGGCGACGTCTACGCCCGTTTCATGATCCGCATGGAGGAGATCCGCCAGTCCTGCCGCATCCTCGAGCAACTGCTCGACCGCATCCCGGAGGGGCCGATCAACGCACTGCCCGCTCAGAAGATGACGCTGCCCGACAAGCGCGAGATTTACTTCTCGATCGAGGGTCTCATCCACCATTTCGAGAAGGTCATGACCAACCGTGGTCTCGAACCGCCTCTCGGGGAGGCGTATGCGGCCAACGAAACGGCGAACGGCGAACTGGGGTACTACGTTGTCAGCGACGGCACGAATGTTCCCTGGCGGGCCCGCACACGCCCGCCGAGCTTCATCAACTACCAGGTTTTCCCGCACATGATCGTTGGCCACCAGATCAGCGACGTGCCGGCCGTGCTGAACAGTCTCAACATCATCGCCGCGGAGCTGGATCGGTGA
- the nuoE gene encoding NADH-quinone oxidoreductase subunit NuoE yields MSWQTLDRKSVPEGHLGPALSAAAQEKIRSFFPRYPTKRAVMLPALHIAQDELGYVSIQAMRDIAGLLEVPPAAVLDVVSFYTHFWTHPKGRKTIVLCRSLTCELLGSQALQTAIEQKLGIRDHETTADGEWSFMTEECLAACDYAPCLQINEKMHKCVRVEELDKLLADPQNDKLAMPRSDLYDRPVQA; encoded by the coding sequence GTGAGCTGGCAGACTCTCGATCGCAAGTCCGTTCCCGAGGGTCACCTCGGTCCCGCCCTCAGCGCGGCCGCACAGGAGAAGATCCGCTCCTTTTTTCCCCGTTACCCAACCAAGCGGGCGGTCATGCTGCCGGCGTTGCACATCGCGCAGGACGAGCTCGGGTATGTCTCAATCCAGGCCATGCGCGACATTGCCGGCCTGCTGGAGGTGCCGCCCGCGGCCGTGCTCGACGTCGTGAGTTTCTATACGCACTTCTGGACGCACCCGAAGGGGCGCAAGACGATCGTGCTCTGCCGCTCGCTGACGTGTGAACTGCTGGGCAGCCAGGCCCTGCAGACCGCCATCGAGCAAAAGCTGGGAATCAGGGACCACGAAACGACGGCCGACGGCGAGTGGTCGTTCATGACCGAAGAGTGCCTCGCGGCCTGCGACTACGCCCCCTGCCTTCAGATCAACGAGAAGATGCACAAGTGTGTACGGGTCGAGGAACTCGACAAGCTGCTGGCCGACCCGCAGAACGACAAGCTCGCAATGCCGCGGAGCGACCTTTACGACCGACCGGTCCAGGCCTGA
- the nuoF gene encoding NADH-quinone oxidoreductase subunit NuoF — protein MAFEPVLMRHYRVPNSTSLQVYQQAGGYTGAAKALQMTADELVELVKKANLRGRGGAGFPAGVKWTFLPKDRKVTYLCINADESEPPTFCNRITIETDPHMLLEGILIAGYATRTTVAYIYMRGEFTEQFHILQKALDEAYAAGYFGQNILGSGYNLECYIHRGAGAYVCGEETGLIESLEGKRGWPRIKPPFPAVEGAFRQPTVVNNVETLACLPHILTRGVDWWLSIGTENSKGPKMYCVSGPVNRPGCYEAPLGVSVRELIYGQDFGQGMRGGRKVKAVFPGGLSMGVIRGDIFPRHPEAGQVELARDYDELDCRLDFDDVRRYDLLGLGTAALVVVNEDTDMRDVLRNVARFYSHESCGQCTQCREGTAWMQRIAERIRAGAGRVLDLDLIEEITRNMGMMPGMSICGLPDGAAWPLRTLVQKFRREFEAHIAAQAPDAAAKYIQRINPAAYDLPILQGRAVAPTGGTFYHPEKYAGAAH, from the coding sequence ATGGCCTTCGAACCCGTCCTGATGCGTCATTACCGCGTGCCCAACAGCACCTCTCTGCAGGTCTACCAACAGGCCGGTGGCTACACCGGCGCAGCCAAAGCGCTCCAGATGACCGCGGACGAGCTGGTCGAGCTGGTGAAGAAAGCGAACCTGCGCGGCCGCGGTGGCGCGGGCTTTCCGGCCGGCGTGAAGTGGACGTTTCTGCCGAAGGATCGCAAGGTCACCTACCTGTGCATCAACGCCGACGAGTCTGAACCGCCGACCTTCTGCAACCGCATTACGATCGAAACCGACCCGCACATGCTGCTCGAAGGCATCCTGATCGCGGGTTACGCCACGCGCACGACGGTGGCCTACATCTACATGCGGGGCGAGTTCACCGAGCAGTTCCACATCCTGCAGAAGGCCCTGGATGAGGCCTATGCCGCCGGTTATTTCGGACAGAACATCCTCGGGAGCGGCTACAACCTCGAGTGCTACATCCACCGCGGCGCCGGGGCGTACGTCTGCGGGGAAGAGACCGGACTCATCGAAAGTCTGGAGGGCAAGCGTGGCTGGCCCCGTATCAAGCCGCCCTTCCCCGCCGTCGAGGGCGCCTTCCGCCAGCCAACCGTTGTAAACAACGTGGAGACGCTGGCCTGCCTGCCGCACATTCTGACGCGTGGCGTCGACTGGTGGCTGTCAATCGGAACCGAAAACTCCAAAGGCCCGAAGATGTATTGCGTGAGCGGCCCGGTGAACCGTCCGGGCTGCTACGAGGCCCCGCTGGGAGTCAGCGTCCGCGAGTTGATCTACGGCCAGGATTTCGGCCAGGGCATGCGCGGCGGACGGAAGGTGAAGGCGGTCTTCCCGGGGGGCCTCTCGATGGGTGTGATCCGGGGCGACATCTTTCCCCGCCACCCCGAGGCCGGCCAGGTCGAGCTTGCCAGGGACTACGACGAGTTGGACTGCCGGCTCGACTTCGACGATGTGCGGCGGTACGACCTGCTGGGGCTCGGCACGGCCGCCCTGGTGGTCGTGAACGAAGACACGGATATGCGAGACGTCCTGCGCAACGTCGCCCGGTTCTATTCCCACGAATCCTGCGGGCAGTGTACGCAGTGCCGCGAGGGGACCGCCTGGATGCAGCGCATCGCGGAACGGATCCGCGCCGGGGCCGGCCGGGTGCTCGACCTCGACCTGATCGAGGAGATCACGCGCAACATGGGCATGATGCCCGGGATGAGCATCTGCGGCCTGCCGGATGGGGCCGCGTGGCCGCTCCGCACTCTTGTCCAGAAGTTCCGCCGCGAGTTCGAGGCCCACATCGCCGCCCAGGCGCCGGACGCCGCGGCGAAATACATCCAACGGATCAACCCCGCTGCCTACGACCTGCCGATCCTGCA